In Dioscorea cayenensis subsp. rotundata cultivar TDr96_F1 unplaced genomic scaffold, TDr96_F1_v2_PseudoChromosome.rev07_lg8_w22 25.fasta BLBR01001667.1, whole genome shotgun sequence, the genomic stretch AAATGCTAAACCGAAAGTGTTCACAAAATCATATCAAAGTTAGAAGTTTATCAAAAGGATCatatttaagttaaaaaaatcccaaaaatgtTAGTTTTTGAATGAGTTCATGGAGATCAAAGAACAATTCCCAAATTCAAGAAGGAACGAACCTGTAACCAAATCCAGCATCTCTAAGCTCCTGCTCGGAGACCAGAGCTAGCCGCTCCAGCGTCGGGAACTGGTGAAACTCAAAACCCCCAACACTCCCCAAAGACTCACCGAACGCCGAGATCACCCCCACCATCTTCTCGATCCTACTGATATTATTGTTAGACGAGCACAAGAACTGGAACAAACACTCCAAAGGATCCTGCCGTAGCACCCGAGCCCCGCCCCCAAACCTCCGGGCCAGATCGGCGAACCTCTCATCGGCGTCGGTGAACCCGCGCCAAAGATCGGCAAGCGAGACATCGAGGTTGAGGTAGTCGCGGAGAGCGTTGTGCACAGCAGCGGCGGAGGAGGGGAAAGAAGGGTTGTGGAGGAGGAACGAGACCGGGGAGTTGGGTTCGGGGTGGTGGCGTAGGGAGACGAGGTAGGGGCCAATGGGACCGGAGAAGGCGGAGGGGGAGGTGCGGCGCCATCGGAAGGTTTGACCGGTGGGGAGGGTGAAGGGGAGGGAGAGCTCGGAGATGGGGATGGAGAGGGGATGCCATTGGAgaggagaagaggaggaggaggaggagaaggagagggaACGGTGGGTTCTGGGTTTGGAGATGGAGGTCGGGTTTGGGGTCTGTTTTCGCGGTGGAGTTAAGGGAGGACGAGTGGAGGTTGGGGGTGAGCTTGGTCTCCCGCGCTTAGACATGAAGTGGGAGTTTGATGAAGGACGGTTGGATGAGGCTTGgaatttcattgatttcataGGCTTCATGGGGGAATGGTGATTcttcaaagatatatatatatatatatatatataatttgatgaaGGACGGTTGGATGAGGCTTGgaatttcattgatttcataGGCTTCATGGGGGAATGGTGATTcttcaaagatatatatatatatatatatatatatatatatataatttacaaagGCTAGGTTACTTGTTCGTCACATTAACAAAACCTACATTAGTGAAAATACAGAGGATCCTACTTGACTTTGTAGTTCCCATCTCTCACTAAAGGTATGGCCAagtaaaagatttttaaaaaaaaaaattttttgtcaAGATGAATGGCTATGCCGTTAAAAAAATAGGGGCGTACACAAACCTCGACAGAGTAAGTGGAGACAAAGCCCACGCACACATGGACGCTGAGACCACTCGCACACAACCACCATTCACACTCTCAGAAATGTACCTTCACCCATaattcaaactctcaccacttgtgaagaGTTCTAATGAAACATGACTACCAATAGATCACTTGGTCAATGATTAACCTACTGTGAATGCATGAAGCAACCAATTTTCAGGGAGGGTCTTCTTTAATATTCCTGGATAGTTTATCTACGATACCATTATCTACTCCTTTTATGTGTTCAAATTTGATGTTATAGGCTGAATTAATAATCCTATCTTtaaatttgttgtatttattttacaattttcAATCATACTGCTATGATGCCTTGGTCAATGTTAACTATTTCCTGCATACGTCTAAGGTTTTAATCCTAACCTAAGCTCTTTAGACTTTTCTTTCAATTGTGATGTTCAATAAGCATTTACATATCCTCGCCTTATTTGTactgttttaataaaaatattgattatctAAAATAATTTCCAGGCCCCATTTTTAGATTGTCAGATTGTATATACAAATCAAAAAGGACATCATGTGTTTATGATGGAGATTCTAATTGCTTGtgttaatccaatatttttttaatctaacacAAAGTTTTGGCTATCTTTGTGGAGAACCGAAGTCTCATATAGAGTGTattcttattttgaattttagatTTCCCTTATACCTGCATGCCATTTGTTTCTCCATGTTTTTGCACATGCTTGTTAATTCATACATGGCTTCACATTTTGTTAGAGTGTCTTTTATCCTAGAAGATACATATGAGATTCTTTCATGTTGACACTCACTCAAAATCAGTAAGAATTTGATATGAAAAGATATCATAAATTGGCTTGTTGGTAATCATTTCTTATGAGTGTTCTTTTGTCTGATGAAATTCGTGCAATTGCAATTCTGTCAGATTTATTTAGCCAATCTTGGCTGATTCATGTACAATTCAAGGCACTAGAAgctgtactccatggttcaagTTGTTTAAGTTTGGATAGATATCGACAACTAGTTCTGTTTGGAGTGTCAAAAGTATTTCagagttgtttatttttttttgtaatttgtgtCTTTTTTCTTTGCTATATGTCCTGTTGGTGACAAAAGAGGATATAAAGTGGTAAATACTATTTAAAAATCTTGGTGTCTTTATTCTCCTTAAagtgttatttgtttttaaaaaaagaccTTTCGCTAATACTTCACTCTTTCAGGGCCAAATGGAAGTGGGAAAAGCTCTCTCTTCAGGGTTCTTGGTGATTTCTGGCCACTAGTAGAGGGCTATATTGTGTAACTTGGTGTTGGATCCGATTTGAATAAGGAAATCTTTTATGTGCCACAACGACCATATATATACAGCTGTGGGAACACTTGGTGACCAACTAATTTACCCCTTTACAGAAAGCCAGGAAACTGATCCACTTACCTATGATGGAATGGTTGATCTACTGAAAAAAGTGAAGACACTTCTTTTGCTTTGAATTACTTCAATTATCTCTAACCATATCCATATTTCAGCTGTTTTAAGGTGTTGCCTATGCATATGTGTGTCCACATTGTGCTATAAAAATGAAGTATAGTTAAAAAGCCTTAATTTGAATTGCAGGTTGATCTTGAGTACTTATTGGAGCACTATCCATTCGAAAAGGAAGTCAACTGGGGTGAAGAACTCTCTCTTGGTGAATAACAGAGACTTGGAATGGCCAGATTGTTCTACCATAAGCCTAAGTTTGCCATTCTTGATGAATGTACAAGTGCTGTCATTACTGACATGGAAGAAAGATTCTGTGCCAGGGTTCGCGCAATGGGGACATCATGTATCACTATTTCTCATCGTCCGGCATTAGTTGCATTCCATGACATAGTTTTATCTTTGGATGGTGAAGGGAGGTGGAATGTTCAGGACAAGAAAATTGTAATCCATACTTTATGGTTTTTGTTCATTTGAGGTTCCAGTCGAAACACATATTTAATCTACACTTATGTCttgtatatattgtttttagGGATGATGACTCTGCTAAAATTGGTCAAAACCTGTTAGAATCTACTGAGACTAATCATCAGGTTGGCGTACTTGCTGTTCAAAGAGCTTTTGCTCCAACTGAAAAggtttgaatgtttgttgattTGCTATGTATAGTCCTTAAGTAGAAACTTAAGTAGAATTCTTGGGAAAACTAGATTTCTGcagtttttcttttctatttgttGATAACCGATTTATTGACAAAGGACTACATTCTCAAAGTCCAATGCCTATTCATATGTACCAAAAGTGATAAAATCATCCCCTATTTTCGAGGATAATATTCAGTTGCCCATTGTTCCACAATTGCAAAAGGCTCCCAAGAATATTGCCTCTCAGAGCTGCAACAATGTTTAAAGTATTGGTGAGGATCTTTTAACTAGATTACTGCAATAATATGTTTTAGCGTGATacaaattatcattttattttacttttcaatGTCATATTCTCAGTTTTGTATTAGTTGAGGCTGCAAAGTTGAATTCATCCAGGGATGTTTGGAACATTTTAATCATCATTTCTCTACAAAATGTCATTATGATGGAACATAACAACTGCTACTTCTGACCtcccatatttttctttttaatgcttAGGTCCCCACCATGCTTAACAAGCAAGGCGCTCAATTGTCGTGATCGTTGCTTTACTTGTTATGTCTAGGACATGGATCTCAGACCGCATAGCATCTTTGAATGGTATGATTATGCCCCATTACTTCAAGTTAATTTGGTAAAGGAGTGAACAAACTATCtcatatgtttgttttgtttacttACGTAGGAACTACTGTAAAATGTGCTGGAGCAGGATAAAATAGCTTTTATGAGATTGATCAGCATTAGCTAGCGTTCTTCAAAGTGCTACAAAGTCTATTGTTATGCCCTCACTCAAGCATGTTTTATGTGTTGTTTGGAGTTCCTTTTGTCATTTATCattcaatctttccttttttCCAATTAATTTGGAACAAGGGTAGCCATTGCTACCTTCATGCAATTCACATGTACTAATTACTATACAAATCTCATACTACTGATTCCTCTGATTCCGTCATATTTTCAAGGAAGTAGGCTCTTCTATATTGCAGGTTTTTACAACAGGACAGTAGTTTTCATCTTTATCAGTGATAAGAGTGGTGTTAATTTGTCTTCTTATCTTTATCATTGATAAGGgtgatgttaaatttttttttttttttactaagcTTATACCAATGGTTTTTACAGTTGATATAATGTTGGGccaaattttttaagttttttttgttgagcATCCAATATTTTGATGCCAGAAATGCTCATCACAAGTCACATTTGCATAGCACTTTGTCCAATTGCAAGATTTATACTCATGGAAATTGTAAGATCAATGAAAGGGCTGATTTTATTTTCTCACCAACTATATTACATTTCCATCTGTTTAATGAAAGCTAACCATCTAGATGACATTAGCTGTGCTTTTATTTTGCAATATGCAATGTGAAATATctgtaaaaatttcaatttatttgatGGAGTTATACCTTGAAAATGATTGTTTTGACATGGTACTCTGGTATCTGAATGAAAAGGAGTATCAGTGccttttttatgacttcaagtaAACATATGATCATATCTTGACCATAGttatcagacccggcccgggcattgacccggtCAAGGCTCTGGGTCACGGGTCAGTTGGTTCAACCATCGGGTCATTTGGGTCAATACTGggtcaataaaaatattttaaatactattttaaaattataaattagtttttaattatataatgatatatcataattatatccatgaattattagttatcaaataaataatttgatggaaaaaaatacaaaacaattgttaatatttgatttggaaGAAGTAGAAAAGGGGGGAAAAAAAAAGCTTAAACTTCACATAATACCAACACATAACAATACGTTAAAGTTCACGCATCAActaatttacaataaaaatttaaattcatcatcaaagtattaaaccaaactcaatccaatatataaccaaagttcaaagttgaaattacaaatcaaactaGGTCAATCGGTCTGACTAGCGGGTCAACTGGTCCGACCGCCGGGCCAATCAATCTGATCGCTGGGTCAACCGGTCTAACCACCGGGTCAAAGTGGGTCAAGGCGGGTCAAAACGGGTTGATTGCATAATCGGTCTAATTAAAGACTCGGACCGGTTGAAGCACAGGGTTACCAGGTCAACCGGTCCAACCGTGGAGCCGGTCCGATTTGATAACTATGATCTTGACAAAAgtgcttattttttaaagtggTTTATGATAgtatatcaattatatttatttaattttgctaTAATGTATTGATTTCATAACCATAAGTTACCACtaattaaatgaaatgaaatttttaactTAGTTACAATCTATACTATTGGTAGGataataatctttttatttcaataatactTTCCTTCTGGTTGTCGTTTTGAGTCAAGTGATCTAATCCGTAATGTGCAACTCGCATGTGATATGAGCTCCAGTTATCATACAGACGGAATCCTGCATCTGGAGTTTTTTTCCTAACCTTGATAGGTCTTTTGTGCCCCTTAATGTTTTCTCTTCCCTTAAGAGGCTGATTTCTTGAAAATAAACGAAGTAAAATAGTAGGAAGTTTGACCATcccataaaattaaattataaaaaaaaaattaaagttgtaAATAGTAGTTTAAAGTGTGCTATTAGTCATCCTATTGcatttttaattgatattgATTTTATAATGATGCAGTTGGTTGTGTTTTtaactaattcaattcaatatGTCCCCAAGCTAATTGTTGTTTCTGTTTCTGTTTTCCCTTTGTGTACAGAAGCTTTACCATTTGATGTCTCTATATCATCTGACATGGatgatatacatgctcaagatgaaatttcattctcTAAAGTTGATATAATAACCCCATCACATAAGTTATTAGCCAGGCAATTAACGTGTGATGTTGTGCAAGGGGAAAGCTTGCTTGTTACTGGTTTGTGAATTTAAACCTTCTCATTTTGTTGAAAATCTTCTTTCCATCATTCACTTTCTTACTATGTTTTTCAACAACTTGAAGGACCAAATGGAAGTGGGAAGAGTTCTGTCTTCAGAGTTCTTAGAGGTTTATGACCTGTTGTTAGTGGAACACTTGCCAAGCCGCAACAAAGTATTCGTCAGGGAGTGGGATTGGCGTGTGGGATGTTCTTTGTTCCCCAACGGCCATACACCAGTCTGGGGACCTTGAGGGATCAAATCATTTACCCTCTCTCACATGAAGAAGCAGAACAAAGGCTGCTTGCATTGTTTAAGTCAGGTAATTTGCCAAAAAAGCATGACCTTTGGTTTCTATTTTGGGTTatattgatataaattaaaggttCAGTTTACGTTTTTGTGACATTCCTTTTAATTGTGCAATATTCCTGAAGACAAATTTCcatcccatattttttttattctaatagttgttatgttttttatcaCTCATGAGTGTATTCGCAATGGCCAGGCAATAAGGCTGTTGGTGCTCGCCTTCTCGATTCTCACTTGAAATCAACTCTTGGAAATGTCTGATTGGTCTATCTACTTGAAAGATATACCGATGGATGGGATGCTACTCCTAACTGGGAAGGTGTCCTATCTCTAGGAGAACAGCAGGGCTTGGCATGGTGACATGGAAATGCCTTATTgggatttctttttttttttcactctctAATATTGCAACCAAATTTGTGTCTGATACTCTTTACAGGCCAGGTTGTTCTTTCACCACCCCAAATTTGGCATCCTGGACGAGTGCACAAAGTACACAATGAGCTAAAAGCTATCTCtgtttattaattagtttcCATTTCATTCTGTGATGCATGTGAAGATGTAATGGTCTTCTTTGTTGTAGTGCCACAAGTATTGAAGTTGAAGAGCACCTTTACAGGCTTGCTACCGAAATGGGGATAACAGTCATAACATCATCTCAAGTAAGTTTTATAATCCAATTTTTGAAACTCTGAATGCTAttattggtttaattttttctaagtccaTACTCATGCATCTAGAGACCTGCCTTGATACCATTCCATTCCACGGAGTTGAGGCTTGTTAATGGCGAGGGCAAGTGGGAATTATGCTCTATCAATTCACAACAATGAAAATGTTGTTCTGTTTGGTTCTCCAATGTGTTCTCCAGTGCAACACTATAATTCGACAAATATGCCTTCCTCCAGCAGTGCCATCCAAACAGGTTAACTCTGTAATGCTGAAACTTTATACAATAATTCCAAGTATTGCATGTTTGCAGCGATAACTTCTTTTGTGAAAGGTTTGGGCTCGAAGCAAAGTAGGTTTAGGTTGCCTGGTTTTCAATTTACCAATGCGAAGTGCGGCCCATAATTTTATCTTGTAGCATGGGCATGCTATATGCTCGCTGTGTTGAGATAATATTGTTCATTTTAATTTGGTTAGGATggctttgatttaaatatttaagttagttgtttgttgattaaaattcaaattattagaAGATTATCTTTTTCTCAgaattttgcctttataaaggcTTCAGTAGTTATGAATAAAGTGTGTAGTTTTCCttatctcttcttttaagttatcatTGGTATCAAGAGCCAGGTCTTCCACAAAAGGGAGAGTTCTTTGTAGTGAAGAAATTCACAATGATGTTAACggaaaatttcttaaaatccaaggagtattggaatattgttgaattcgAAGTTGCAAATCTGGATGTTGGAGTGGTACCTACAAAAGCACAATGGAAGGAACTTGAGGCATCAAAGTTGAAAGACTTGAAGGCGAAGAATTACTTACTTCAAGCCATTAAACGATCTATCTTGGAGATGATTCTTTGCAAGGAAATCTCCAAGGATATATGAGATTCAATGAAGAGAAAATTTCAAGGCTCATCAAGAGTGAAGTATGCACAACTTCAAGACTTGAGAAGGGATTTTAAAAATCTACAGATGAAGGATGGAGAATCTGTTAACAACTATTTTGCAAGAACCATGAGGTTAGCCAATAATATGCATTTTCATGGGGAGAAGTTGGACGATGTTACTATTGTTGGAAAGATATTACTATCTTTGACAGCAAAATTTGACTATATAGTTTACTCAATTGaagaatcaaaggacatagatgcaCTCTCCATTGATGAACTTCAAAGCTCTTTAGTAGTTCATAAAAAGAATATGAACCATAATTTTACTGCTGAGGAGTAAGCTTTGAAGGCCTCTACACCCAACAACTTTTCAATATTATGAGGTCAAGGTTGAGGTGGAAGTAGAGGAAAAGGAAGAGCAGATAGAGGCTACAGAAGTGGCAACAAAAATACTAAGATGATGGTTATCTCTACAAAGTAAAGGAAGAGAATGAGGTCAACAGTTTAATAAATCTAAGATTTAGTGCTTTAGATGTTATCGATTTGGTCATTACCATTCTGAATGTTACACCACGCTGCCTAATGACAAAGACAAAggagaaaagtcaaattttgtaGAAAATAAAGAAGTGGAGTTTTTGCTAATGACAATTCAAGATAGTCAGGAATCTCACAAGTCAAATATTTGGTTTGTGGACACTGGTTGTAGCAACCATATGTGTAGAAGTAAGTCTTTTTTTTCATACTTAAATGAAGATTTTCACTCTACTGTTAGCTTTGGAGATTGTTCTACAGTGAATGTGATGGGAAAAggtgatattaatataaaaaccaagaatggttttattgaaaaaaaattctaactttttttatgtttagcaACTTGTTGAGTGCTGGTCAGTTGCAAGAGAAGAGATATACAATTACTATTCAAAAGGGTACTTATGAAATATATGATCCTTGTAGAGGTGCAATGCAATTGTACCCATGAGTTCAAATAGGTTGTTTCCTATAAAAATTGAATGTGCTAAACCTTGTTTGATGGCTAAAACAAAAGACTCTTTATGGCTATGGCATTATCAGTATGGTCACTTGAGCTTTGGTGGATTGAAGACAATCCAATA encodes the following:
- the LOC120256845 gene encoding N-glycosylase/DNA lyase OGG1, producing the protein MKPMKSMKFQASSNRPSSNSHFMSKRGRPSSPPTSTRPPLTPPRKQTPNPTSISKPRTHRSLSFSSSSSSSPLQWHPLSIPISELSLPFTLPTGQTFRWRRTSPSAFSGPIGPYLVSLRHHPEPNSPVSFLLHNPSFPSSAAAVHNALRDYLNLDVSLADLWRGFTDADERFADLARRFGGGARVLRQDPLECLFQFLCSSNNNISRIEKMVGVISAFGESLGSVGGFEFHQFPTLERLALVSEQELRDAGFGYRAKYIVGTVKALQEKPGGGVNWLASLRGLELPQVIDALCTLPGVGPKVAACIALFSLDQHHAIPVDTHVWQIATQYLMPELAGKSLTPKLSSCIADAFVAKFGKYAGWAQNVLFIGELPSQKLLDNKVGVSKSAKKKQRIKKAAVELPLEGD